A stretch of DNA from Atribacterota bacterium:
TTTCCTGTGTATCTGAACCATAACCTAAAACCTCTCATGCTTTTTGTTTTAGATTATAGTTACAGGGTGTGCACTTTTAAACTTTAAATTATATAAAAAAGTGTGCACTTTTAATTTTTAATTCACAAAATTTTCAAAAAATATTGAAAAATCATCAATATCGGTGTTTAATAAAGAGATATAATTTTTTCAAGTAGAGAATCTTATCAATATAAAAACAGAAATAAACAATACAAATATTGTTATTATAACAATGATTTGCACAATAATTAAAAAAGAAAGGAGGGAAAGTAGAAAAATAGAAAAAGATATAACATTTTGTTAAAGATGAAGATTCTTTGAAGTAATTATTGTAGTAGTAGAAAATCTATAAAAGAAAAGAAAGAGAGAAAGTAAGATGATAAAATCAGATAAAAATAGCATACTATTATTCTTATTAGTAATTGCAATATTTGTGTTAGTAGTCTCTCCTGTACATTGTGAACCAAAATATCAATTTAACATGATTTCAGATGAACCTATCTGGGGAGAAACAGGGTTGATATTACAAGCTTTTGAGTCAGGTGTGAACTATTTAAGCGATGGCGATATAGCTATTAAAATGTATCCGGCTGGTGAATGGGGTACCGGTGAAGAAGCCGGTCTTCAATCTTTACAAATGGGAACTCTGGACCTGGTTGTAACCATGTCTGCTAACCTTGGAGTATATACAGATGCTCTTTATGCTTTTGATATTCCTTTTATGTTTGAAAACAGCGTAAATGCAATGAATTTTGCTTTTAAATCAACAACAGAACATACTCCTTTAGTTCAAAAGATGCTTGATAAGGCTAGTGAAGAAAGTGGAATAATGGTATTAAGTATGGCTCCAATGGGAAGAAGAGATATCTTTGCTAATAAACCTATCAATTCAATTGAAGATTTAAAAGGCATGAAAATTAGAACAATGGCAAGCCCAATACAGGTGGATGCCTTTAATTTCATGGGAGCAATTGCAACTCCATTACCATATTCTGAATGTTTTACCGCCTTACAATTAAAAACAGTTGATGCTGCCGAAAATTCTCCAGCTGCTTACACCATGATGAAATTTATTGAAGCTGCTCCTTACTACTTTGGTTCCGATCATTATTCATCAGTTGTAGGGATTGCCATGAGTAAAAAATCCTGGGATTCACTTCCTACAGCTTATCAGAACATTGTAAGACAAGCAGCTGTTGGTGCTATGAATGTTTCAAGCATTTGGGCATTGGGTTCAGCTGATTATTCTTTAAGCAGCGAAGTAAAAGATGGAGCAGAAGGCGTAGTTATGATTACACCTGAAGAAAAGTTAGAGCTAAGAAAAAATGTATTGCCAAAAATGTTAGATAAATATGGAGAACAGATAGATCCTGAAATATTAGAAACTTTGGCACAGGAGGATGAGGTTATTGCAGAATGGTTAAATTCAAAATAATCAGCATCAGACATTAACTCTTACAATCCATAAGAGACAATTTATTTTTGCCTCTTATGGATTGTTAAAAAAGATTTTATAATCTTAGCTAAATGTTCGATGGGATAAAATAAGGAGAAACAAATTGCTGAAGATTTTAGAGAAATTAGTGAATATTTTTACATGGGTTGAAGATAAAATTTTAACCATCTTCCCGCTTCTATTATTACTAGTAAGTATTTTTGCTGTTTTTAACAGATATTTTTTGAAATATTCCATGGGCTGGTATGAAGAGATATCACTCTATTTCTATATGCTTTTAGTATACTGGGGTGCCAGTAAGGCATCGAAAGATGGAAGTCATTACAGTGTTAATTTGATAATTGATAAATATGAAGGCAGAACCCGTAGTTATATCGAGATACTTATCTGGCTGGTATGTCTGTCTATTTCTCTTTTAGGAACTTATTTTGGTTTCCAAATGGCTACTATAACTACAATGAAAACAGTTTCACTTAAAATACCGAATTCAATTATTTTATTTACCACAATAGCAATGGGATTTCTTGGAATGTCTTTAAAATATTTATATAAAATAATTAATGAAATTAAAAAATTAAAAGAAGAAAATAACCAGGCAGGTGTTGCATAATGATAGGAATTTTAATATTTGCAGGCTTTTTAATATTGATTTTATTGGGAATTCCCGTTGCTTTTGCCATGATATTAATGGGGATTCTTTTTATATTGTTCCTCGGGGGGCCATCGGCAACCTTACTACTTCCATTTAACCGTTTAGCTGCTGGGTTTAGCTTTCCCTTGTTGGCAATTTATTTTTATATTTTACTTGGTTCAGTTATGAATGAAACAAAGATATCTGATTACCTGGTTAATTTTTTTATTAAATTAGCAAGTAGAATATTTAAAGTTGGCGTAACTGGAATGATTATGACATTATCCTGTGCTGCAACAGGGGCATTAACCGGTTCTGCTGTTGGTACAACGGCTGCAGTTGGTGGGATATTAATTCCTCAAATGAAAAAGTATAATTATAAACCAAAATATTTGGTTGCATTGTTGTCTTATTCTGGTATCCTAGGCACTTTGATACCTCCTAGTATTTCAGGTTTGGTCTTTGCAATTGTAATTAATCTACCGGTTTTAACTGTATGGATAACAGTAGGTGGTGTCGGATTATTATTTACTATACTATTATTAATAAGTCATTATATAGTGTCAAAAAGACATAATTATGAACCATCTGCAAATGTACCTAAAGAACCGATAATAAACCTGGTAAAAAGTTTCTTTGTAACTTTACCGGCATTATTAGTCCCAATCAGTGTGTTGGGATCTATATATG
This window harbors:
- a CDS encoding TRAP transporter substrate-binding protein, with the translated sequence MIKSDKNSILLFLLVIAIFVLVVSPVHCEPKYQFNMISDEPIWGETGLILQAFESGVNYLSDGDIAIKMYPAGEWGTGEEAGLQSLQMGTLDLVVTMSANLGVYTDALYAFDIPFMFENSVNAMNFAFKSTTEHTPLVQKMLDKASEESGIMVLSMAPMGRRDIFANKPINSIEDLKGMKIRTMASPIQVDAFNFMGAIATPLPYSECFTALQLKTVDAAENSPAAYTMMKFIEAAPYYFGSDHYSSVVGIAMSKKSWDSLPTAYQNIVRQAAVGAMNVSSIWALGSADYSLSSEVKDGAEGVVMITPEEKLELRKNVLPKMLDKYGEQIDPEILETLAQEDEVIAEWLNSK
- a CDS encoding TRAP transporter large permease; translation: MIGILIFAGFLILILLGIPVAFAMILMGILFILFLGGPSATLLLPFNRLAAGFSFPLLAIYFYILLGSVMNETKISDYLVNFFIKLASRIFKVGVTGMIMTLSCAATGALTGSAVGTTAAVGGILIPQMKKYNYKPKYLVALLSYSGILGTLIPPSISGLVFAIVINLPVLTVWITVGGVGLLFTILLLISHYIVSKRHNYEPSANVPKEPIINLVKSFFVTLPALLVPISVLGSIYGGIATATEAGVMGVLMTILLGIFYYRTITSVKQITKAIYDSACSTAIIMFLICASFTLSHALTSTGIIKLMARNILLLTDNKYLLLLLIELLILFLGCFLDDGPIMILLGPIAAAILIPIGVHPYHLAAVFVFTGVLAMVTPPVGIVLYAASAVVGMPFSNAVTEIWKFFVPALIVLLVITFFPAIVLFLPQLLGLA
- a CDS encoding TRAP transporter small permease; translation: MLKILEKLVNIFTWVEDKILTIFPLLLLLVSIFAVFNRYFLKYSMGWYEEISLYFYMLLVYWGASKASKDGSHYSVNLIIDKYEGRTRSYIEILIWLVCLSISLLGTYFGFQMATITTMKTVSLKIPNSIILFTTIAMGFLGMSLKYLYKIINEIKKLKEENNQAGVA